In Pedobacter sp. WC2423, the following are encoded in one genomic region:
- a CDS encoding response regulator transcription factor, with protein sequence MSLDLDSYLCGSTNPEQQMFNIGLAEDDVKIASLVKTGLEEHNYNVTTIPDGIMALYTFQEEQFDLLILDVMMPGMNGIEVCRQIRQTNKDVPILMLTALGSIDDKVLGLNSGADDYLVKPFHFKELLARIEAMLRRQQTVQSQLKHTLGFEDILMDTYSKTVQRAGKDITLTAKEFTLLELFLKNPNRLLSRQYIAENAWDISFDTGTNVIDVYVNFLRNKIEKGFDKKIIHTKIGMGYIMK encoded by the coding sequence ATGAGTTTGGATTTAGATAGTTACCTTTGTGGCTCAACCAACCCCGAGCAGCAAATGTTTAATATCGGATTAGCAGAAGATGATGTGAAAATAGCCAGCCTGGTTAAAACCGGACTGGAAGAGCATAATTATAATGTTACTACTATCCCTGATGGCATAATGGCCCTTTATACTTTTCAGGAAGAGCAATTCGATCTGCTGATTCTCGATGTCATGATGCCGGGCATGAACGGTATTGAAGTTTGCCGTCAGATCAGACAAACCAATAAAGATGTTCCGATCCTGATGTTAACCGCATTAGGTTCCATTGATGATAAAGTACTGGGACTTAATTCCGGTGCTGACGATTACCTGGTCAAGCCCTTCCACTTCAAAGAATTGCTGGCCCGTATTGAGGCGATGCTCAGAAGACAGCAAACTGTACAAAGCCAGCTTAAACACACCCTTGGTTTTGAAGATATCCTGATGGATACTTATTCCAAAACTGTTCAGCGCGCAGGTAAAGATATTACACTTACTGCGAAAGAATTCACGCTGCTTGAACTCTTCCTTAAAAACCCAAACCGCCTTTTATCCAGACAATATATCGCAGAGAATGCCTGGGATATTAGTTTTGATACCGGCACCAATGTGATTGATGTTTATGTAAACTTCCTGCGCAATAAGATCGAAAAAGGATTTGACAAGAAAATAATCCATACGAAAATCGGTATGGGCTATATCATGAAATAA
- the tatA gene encoding twin-arginine translocase TatA/TatE family subunit: MLQHPILAALGTPEILVILVVVLLLFGGKKIPELMKGLGQGVKEFKDGQKGNE; this comes from the coding sequence ATGCTTCAGCACCCTATTTTAGCCGCATTGGGCACACCAGAAATCCTAGTTATCCTGGTTGTTGTGTTACTCCTTTTTGGAGGTAAAAAAATCCCTGAACTGATGAAAGGCCTGGGTCAGGGTGTTAAAGAGTTTAAAGATGGTCAAAAAGGGAATGAATGA
- a CDS encoding KTSC domain-containing protein, with translation MKKIVDYRKLLGVQKDAELKELKTIYRNLMKEYHPDKFQESDEAKLAAETKSKEIIEAYHFLVSIAPETLAGSIEEYTSTITSCGIADYNWAGLVLTVHFLDGSGYEYFEVPKAIYVKLVNADSPGRFARRHIFNSFPYRNIVKLETA, from the coding sequence ATGAAGAAGATTGTCGATTACAGAAAATTGTTAGGTGTTCAAAAAGATGCCGAGCTGAAAGAGCTTAAAACCATTTACAGAAATTTAATGAAGGAATATCATCCTGATAAATTTCAAGAAAGTGATGAAGCTAAATTAGCTGCTGAAACAAAAAGTAAAGAAATTATTGAAGCCTATCATTTCCTGGTTAGCATTGCTCCTGAAACACTTGCTGGCTCAATTGAAGAATATACAAGTACAATCACTTCATGTGGTATTGCTGATTATAACTGGGCTGGCCTGGTACTTACAGTTCATTTCCTTGACGGAAGCGGATATGAGTATTTTGAAGTTCCAAAAGCAATTTATGTGAAATTGGTAAATGCAGATTCTCCAGGAAGATTTGCACGTCGTCATATCTTCAATTCTTTTCCTTACAGAAATATAGTAAAATTAGAAACAGCTTAA
- a CDS encoding alpha-ketoglutarate-dependent dioxygenase AlkB — protein MQQLIDADHQNILPSHGEAVLFPDFFTVQESDTYFDHLKSDVSWIQESVIKFGKKRVQPHLTAFFGDEHAEYHDRGLILKASYWTVPLLNIKAKLEAKFETSFNECLLNYYRDGKDYMAWHRDNAHALGEYPVIVRVSFGATRIFQFRDYKAKVPVVSLELEHGSVLLVKNQTQEFWEQRLPKTTLVVGARINLTFRLMLKNRFSDEL, from the coding sequence ATGCAACAACTGATTGACGCAGATCACCAAAACATCCTTCCATCACATGGAGAGGCAGTGCTATTCCCTGATTTCTTTACTGTACAAGAAAGTGATACTTATTTTGATCATTTGAAGAGTGATGTTTCCTGGATACAGGAATCCGTTATCAAATTTGGTAAAAAGAGAGTGCAGCCTCATTTGACGGCTTTTTTTGGCGATGAACATGCGGAATATCATGATCGGGGATTAATACTGAAAGCCAGCTACTGGACCGTACCATTGTTGAATATTAAAGCGAAACTCGAGGCGAAATTTGAGACTTCATTCAATGAATGTTTACTGAATTATTATCGGGATGGGAAAGATTATATGGCCTGGCACCGGGATAATGCGCATGCATTAGGTGAATACCCTGTGATTGTCAGGGTAAGTTTTGGGGCAACAAGAATTTTTCAATTCAGAGATTATAAGGCAAAAGTACCTGTAGTCTCTTTAGAACTGGAGCATGGCAGTGTCCTGCTCGTGAAAAACCAGACACAGGAGTTTTGGGAACAACGTTTACCGAAAACGACGCTCGTTGTAGGGGCGAGGATTAATCTGACTTTCAGGCTGATGTTAAAAAATCGATTTTCTGACGAGCTCTGA
- a CDS encoding TetR/AcrR family transcriptional regulator gives MGIVERKMRHKEEIRTGILGAAWHMVVTDGWQSLSIRKIADAIEYSIPVIYNHFENKEAILLEFSKEGYQKLALALQEAKNSVTLPADQLEVMAIAYWDFAFENKEYYQLMFGLGIPACEMVNQITEIKEMTSILVSTIREALIQNKNEEADYFLKYHGYWSILHGLVSIQMIENSGKTASFKKMILKDAISGFCRSLAL, from the coding sequence ATGGGAATCGTGGAACGCAAAATGCGTCATAAAGAAGAAATCCGTACTGGAATTCTGGGAGCCGCATGGCATATGGTTGTAACTGATGGCTGGCAATCACTTTCTATCCGGAAGATCGCTGACGCGATAGAATATAGTATTCCGGTTATCTACAATCACTTTGAAAATAAGGAAGCCATATTGCTTGAATTCTCCAAAGAAGGCTATCAGAAATTGGCTTTAGCTTTACAAGAAGCGAAAAATTCGGTGACTTTACCCGCAGATCAGCTCGAAGTGATGGCGATTGCCTATTGGGATTTTGCTTTTGAAAATAAAGAATACTATCAATTGATGTTTGGTCTGGGCATTCCAGCTTGTGAAATGGTCAATCAGATTACAGAAATCAAAGAAATGACCAGTATTCTGGTTTCTACTATACGGGAGGCTTTAATCCAGAACAAGAATGAAGAAGCAGATTATTTCCTGAAATACCATGGCTACTGGTCAATCCTGCATGGCCTTGTTTCTATCCAGATGATTGAAAACAGTGGTAAAACCGCATCTTTTAAAAAGATGATTTTAAAAGATGCAATTAGCGGGTTCTGTAGATCTCTGGCACTATAA
- a CDS encoding DoxX family protein, which yields MIRLFNTNYNHRGLDIVLLILRISIAGLMLSHGVPKLEMLLAGGEIKFMDPIGLGDTATLALAVFAEVICSVLILLGLAVRLAVLPLMVTMLIAIFVAHGNEGLSEKELAIHYLLTYIVLLFAGGGRLSIDSLISQKSARSRRGY from the coding sequence ATGATCAGACTATTTAACACCAATTACAATCACAGAGGACTTGATATTGTTTTACTGATCTTAAGGATTAGTATCGCGGGCCTGATGCTTTCTCACGGAGTACCTAAACTGGAAATGCTGCTTGCTGGTGGTGAAATTAAATTTATGGACCCTATTGGCCTTGGTGATACTGCAACTTTAGCTTTAGCTGTTTTTGCAGAAGTAATCTGCTCTGTATTGATTCTTCTGGGACTGGCCGTACGCTTAGCTGTTTTGCCATTAATGGTCACTATGCTGATCGCTATTTTTGTTGCCCATGGTAATGAAGGACTGAGTGAAAAAGAACTGGCTATTCATTATCTGCTGACTTACATTGTATTATTATTTGCCGGTGGCGGAAGATTGAGCATAGACAGCCTGATCAGCCAGAAGTCTGCCAGATCAAGAAGAGGTTACTAG
- a CDS encoding PIG-L family deacetylase, giving the protein MRNRLFFLCLLSYAPFFGKAQQVELNAAEIRQGLASLNVTGSVLYIAAHPDDENTRLLAYLAKERKVRTGYLSLTRGDGGQNLIGTEQGELLGLIRTQELLAARRMDGAEQFFTRANDFGFSKNSAESFKIWNKEQILSDVVWVIRKFQPDVIITRFPEDARAGHGHHAASAILAREAFIAAADPKRFPEQLKQVKVWQTKRILWNTFNFGSTNTTADDQLKIDVGVYNPLLGKGYGEIAAESRSNHKSQGFGSAKQRGSAIEFFSPVGGQAAKTDLFDGVNLDLDRNKGTEKAQQILNRLIGDYDAADPSKSINALLQLKEEVRDLPFKHKQLDELILACAGIWIETTVPEPSYAINDSIPVTINAISRVRKYSPITISLQELNPHYTAELIPDHMLTREFKISARQIGLTQPYWLEKKHPIGSYIIDSLKNLSLPEAVVPAAGVFKVLFGNQFIEVTRPLVYKHTDPVKGELYQPLVVAPPVTATLAEHSFVFTNNSPKTITVQLKSFEANAKGVLQPAVPSGWKITPEKVDFEIHGKAEEQNVEFTVTPAGQVSDGQLSLSVKVDGETYQKGLKVIGYDHIPVQTLFPVAEARVERVDLKFAGKRIGYIAGAGDLIPESLTQIGYQVTMLTESQVMNGNLSGYDAIITGVRLYNINEKIALMQPKLMRYVKDGGVLLVQYNVNAPLKITELGPYPFQLSRDRVTEEDAKVTFLQPAHPVLNFPNQITAKDFDGWIQERGLYFATGIDAHYTPVLQMNDTGEQASNGSLLVTDYGKGKFVYTSLAFFRELPAGVPGAYRLFVNLISKNTAQ; this is encoded by the coding sequence ATGCGGAATCGTCTGTTTTTTCTTTGTTTACTATCCTATGCCCCATTTTTTGGGAAAGCCCAGCAAGTTGAATTGAATGCTGCGGAAATCAGGCAGGGATTAGCCAGTTTAAACGTTACTGGAAGTGTATTATATATTGCTGCGCACCCTGATGATGAAAATACCCGGCTATTGGCTTATCTCGCTAAAGAGAGAAAAGTACGGACAGGTTACTTGTCATTGACCAGGGGTGATGGCGGACAAAATCTGATTGGCACCGAACAAGGAGAATTATTAGGATTGATTCGTACACAGGAACTCCTGGCCGCAAGACGGATGGACGGTGCAGAACAGTTTTTTACCCGGGCAAACGACTTCGGTTTCTCTAAAAATTCAGCAGAAAGCTTTAAAATATGGAATAAAGAACAGATCCTTTCGGATGTGGTCTGGGTGATTCGCAAGTTTCAGCCAGATGTGATTATTACGCGTTTCCCGGAAGATGCGCGTGCAGGTCATGGACATCATGCAGCTTCTGCAATTCTTGCCAGAGAAGCTTTCATTGCTGCCGCAGATCCTAAACGTTTTCCTGAACAGTTAAAACAAGTTAAAGTCTGGCAGACAAAACGTATTTTATGGAATACCTTTAATTTTGGGTCTACTAATACTACAGCCGATGATCAGCTGAAAATCGATGTTGGCGTTTATAATCCTTTATTGGGAAAAGGTTATGGTGAAATTGCAGCCGAAAGCCGTTCTAATCATAAAAGTCAAGGTTTCGGATCTGCAAAACAGCGTGGTTCAGCTATTGAATTTTTCAGCCCGGTAGGTGGGCAGGCAGCCAAAACGGATCTGTTTGATGGGGTAAACCTGGATCTCGACAGAAATAAAGGGACAGAAAAAGCGCAGCAAATACTCAACAGACTAATTGGTGACTATGATGCTGCTGATCCTTCAAAATCTATCAATGCGTTATTGCAGTTGAAAGAAGAAGTCAGAGATCTGCCTTTTAAACATAAACAGCTGGATGAACTGATTTTAGCCTGTGCTGGTATCTGGATAGAAACTACGGTTCCAGAGCCATCTTATGCGATTAATGATTCAATCCCTGTAACTATCAATGCCATATCAAGAGTAAGAAAGTATTCCCCGATCACGATCTCTTTACAGGAATTAAATCCGCATTATACAGCAGAATTGATACCCGACCATATGCTAACGAGAGAATTTAAAATCTCAGCGCGTCAAATCGGCTTGACGCAGCCTTACTGGCTGGAGAAAAAACATCCTATAGGTAGTTATATCATTGATTCTCTGAAAAATCTGAGTTTACCAGAAGCCGTAGTTCCTGCTGCCGGGGTTTTCAAAGTACTATTTGGTAATCAATTCATTGAAGTTACGCGGCCACTGGTTTACAAACATACAGATCCGGTAAAAGGAGAACTCTATCAGCCTTTAGTGGTTGCACCTCCTGTTACTGCTACGCTGGCCGAACATTCTTTTGTCTTTACCAATAATTCTCCTAAAACAATTACTGTACAGCTAAAGAGTTTTGAAGCAAATGCCAAAGGTGTTCTTCAGCCAGCTGTTCCTTCGGGATGGAAGATTACTCCGGAAAAGGTTGATTTTGAAATTCATGGAAAAGCAGAGGAGCAAAATGTTGAATTCACGGTTACACCTGCTGGTCAGGTGTCTGATGGGCAGCTCTCTTTATCCGTAAAGGTAGATGGAGAAACCTATCAAAAGGGGCTGAAGGTGATCGGATATGATCATATCCCGGTACAGACATTATTTCCTGTAGCAGAAGCCCGTGTGGAAAGAGTTGATTTGAAATTTGCCGGTAAAAGGATAGGTTATATCGCAGGGGCCGGAGATTTAATTCCGGAATCACTCACACAAATTGGCTACCAGGTTACCATGCTTACTGAAAGCCAGGTCATGAACGGTAACCTTTCTGGTTATGATGCGATTATTACTGGTGTACGTTTATATAACATCAATGAGAAAATAGCACTCATGCAGCCAAAGCTAATGCGTTATGTTAAAGATGGTGGTGTTTTACTGGTTCAGTACAATGTGAATGCGCCGCTGAAAATTACAGAGCTGGGGCCTTATCCTTTCCAGCTTAGCCGTGACAGGGTCACCGAAGAAGATGCAAAAGTTACTTTTTTGCAACCAGCTCATCCGGTATTAAACTTCCCTAATCAAATTACAGCGAAAGATTTTGACGGCTGGATTCAGGAACGCGGCTTATATTTTGCCACCGGTATTGATGCACATTATACCCCGGTTTTACAGATGAATGATACCGGAGAACAAGCAAGCAATGGTTCATTGCTCGTCACTGATTATGGAAAAGGTAAATTTGTTTATACTTCACTGGCCTTTTTCAGAGAGTTGCCCGCCGGTGTTCCCGGGGCATACAGATTATTTGTGAACCTGATTTCAAAAAATACAGCACAGTAA
- a CDS encoding sodium:solute symporter, which translates to MSYIDWAVLCCTLIAIVAYGVYKSRGAKDIDGYLLGNRSLPWYSVCLSVMATQASAITFLSAPGLAYSSGMSFVQFYFGLPLAMIVLCVTFVPIFHRLKVYTAYEYLEQRFDLNTRALTAFLFLIQRGLSTGITIYAPSIILSTILDINTTYTTLVIGGIVVAYTVYGGTKAVSYTQMLQMSIIFCGLFAAGIMVVHLLPGNIGFGKAISIAGKMGRTNAIDFKFDWNNPYTVWSGLIGGFFLQLSYFGTDQSQVGRYLTGASVSESRLGLLMNGMVKIPMQFLILLIGVLVFTFYQYNKPPVFFNSFELNKLEKSKYNPQLNQLKKDYEKAFEEKQTEVNKLDAALDQQNKPVIDQQRIALKKADEQTKVVRKQVTDLMLQNDPGADVNDNNYIFLSFVTKYLPKGLIGLLIAIIFLASMGSTASALNSLASTSVIDIYKRLINKNATEENYLKASRWSTVIWGLVCIAMALYASKIGNLIEAVNILGSYIYGTILGVFLVAFYLKHVNGRAVFYAAIATEAVVCICGYQKVVAYLWLNVIGCLLVVLFSLLFQLVIRKNWKLVKRKSA; encoded by the coding sequence ATGAGTTATATTGACTGGGCAGTTTTATGTTGTACACTGATTGCAATTGTCGCTTATGGCGTTTACAAGAGCAGGGGTGCAAAAGACATTGATGGATATTTATTGGGGAACCGGTCACTGCCATGGTACAGTGTATGCCTGTCGGTGATGGCTACCCAGGCGAGTGCAATTACCTTTTTGTCTGCTCCGGGACTGGCTTATTCTTCGGGAATGAGCTTTGTACAATTTTACTTTGGTTTGCCGCTGGCCATGATTGTATTATGTGTAACCTTTGTCCCGATATTTCACCGGCTAAAAGTTTATACAGCTTACGAATATCTGGAACAGCGTTTTGATTTAAATACCAGGGCATTGACTGCTTTTCTTTTTTTAATACAAAGAGGGCTGTCTACAGGGATTACCATCTATGCACCTTCTATTATCCTGTCTACTATTCTGGATATCAATACGACCTATACTACTTTAGTCATTGGTGGTATTGTAGTCGCCTATACTGTTTATGGAGGTACAAAAGCTGTTTCCTATACACAAATGCTGCAAATGAGTATTATCTTCTGCGGCTTATTTGCTGCCGGAATTATGGTTGTTCATTTACTTCCTGGAAACATCGGATTTGGTAAAGCTATCAGTATCGCCGGAAAGATGGGCAGAACCAATGCAATTGATTTTAAGTTTGACTGGAATAATCCTTATACGGTCTGGAGTGGATTAATAGGTGGTTTTTTCCTTCAGCTATCTTACTTTGGAACGGATCAAAGCCAGGTGGGCCGGTATTTAACTGGTGCATCGGTGAGTGAAAGCCGGCTTGGGTTACTCATGAACGGAATGGTGAAAATACCCATGCAGTTTCTGATACTTTTGATCGGGGTATTGGTTTTTACTTTTTATCAGTATAATAAGCCGCCAGTATTCTTTAATAGTTTTGAGCTGAATAAACTGGAGAAAAGCAAATATAATCCACAGTTGAATCAGCTGAAAAAGGATTATGAAAAAGCCTTTGAAGAGAAACAGACAGAGGTTAATAAATTGGATGCTGCTTTAGATCAGCAGAATAAACCTGTAATTGATCAGCAAAGAATTGCATTGAAGAAGGCGGATGAACAAACCAAAGTTGTGCGTAAGCAGGTCACAGACCTGATGCTGCAAAATGATCCCGGTGCCGATGTTAATGATAACAATTATATCTTTCTAAGCTTTGTGACCAAATATCTGCCTAAGGGTCTGATAGGTCTGCTTATTGCAATTATTTTTCTGGCTTCTATGGGGTCTACTGCAAGTGCGCTGAATTCACTGGCTTCTACCAGTGTAATTGATATCTATAAAAGATTAATCAATAAGAATGCGACCGAAGAAAATTACTTGAAAGCATCAAGATGGTCAACCGTTATCTGGGGGCTGGTTTGTATTGCAATGGCTTTATATGCCAGTAAAATAGGGAATCTGATTGAAGCTGTCAATATCCTGGGTTCTTATATTTATGGGACTATCCTTGGGGTATTCTTAGTGGCTTTCTATTTAAAACATGTCAATGGCAGAGCTGTATTTTACGCTGCTATTGCAACTGAAGCTGTGGTTTGCATTTGTGGTTATCAGAAAGTAGTTGCTTATTTATGGCTGAATGTGATTGGCTGTTTGCTGGTGGTATTGTTCTCTTTATTGTTTCAGCTGGTCATCAGGAAAAATTGGAAACTAGTGAAGAGGAAGTCTGCATAA
- a CDS encoding DUF2911 domain-containing protein, translating into MNTILKTTLLVALAISLNADLKAQGISIPQPSSGQTLIQDFGLGKITVKYSRPNTKGRKVFGELEPYGSVWRTGANGATTITFTDNVTLEGQAVPAGDYALFTIPGKTEWTVILNKNTKQWGAYDYKESEDFLRFKVKPGTARDRAETFTIGFTDVLPTKAVMQLAWENVVVPIHMTTDIDAKVMASIDEAMKGDKKPYFQSAIYYLENGKDLNKAMEWMNAADTADGGKSPWVKLWKGRVQLKMGDKKGAAESAAAGIKIATEIKNPEYIRLNTALLADAKK; encoded by the coding sequence ATGAACACAATACTCAAAACAACACTTTTAGTTGCACTGGCTATCAGCTTAAATGCAGACCTGAAAGCACAGGGAATCAGTATTCCCCAACCAAGTTCCGGCCAGACCTTAATACAGGATTTCGGCCTTGGAAAAATAACAGTTAAATATTCCCGCCCAAATACTAAAGGGCGTAAAGTATTCGGAGAACTTGAACCTTATGGATCAGTTTGGCGTACTGGTGCAAACGGCGCAACAACAATTACTTTCACTGATAACGTGACTTTAGAAGGTCAGGCAGTACCTGCGGGTGATTATGCTTTATTTACTATTCCGGGTAAAACTGAATGGACAGTAATTCTAAACAAAAACACCAAACAATGGGGCGCTTATGACTATAAAGAATCAGAAGATTTTTTAAGGTTCAAAGTTAAACCAGGCACTGCAAGAGATAGAGCAGAAACATTTACGATCGGTTTTACTGATGTGTTGCCAACAAAAGCTGTGATGCAATTAGCCTGGGAAAATGTTGTAGTACCTATCCATATGACGACAGATATTGATGCCAAAGTAATGGCAAGTATTGACGAGGCGATGAAAGGTGATAAGAAACCATACTTCCAGTCAGCTATTTACTATCTGGAAAATGGAAAAGACCTGAACAAAGCAATGGAATGGATGAATGCAGCGGATACAGCTGATGGTGGCAAAAGTCCATGGGTAAAACTTTGGAAAGGCCGTGTTCAACTTAAAATGGGCGATAAGAAAGGTGCAGCGGAAAGTGCAGCAGCTGGTATTAAAATAGCAACCGAAATTAAAAACCCTGAATACATACGTTTAAACACTGCTTTATTGGCTGACGCGAAGAAATAG
- a CDS encoding DUF4142 domain-containing protein: MNRLSLFGLLVIGACSIQACTSPENRGNKGDSTAMDSSKSDSSKMDSKMSGATPSDPTNQSKVDGDVATFMEKAALGGMMEVDLGKIAQKSTNPEVKAFAEEMVKDHAKANAELKAIAEKDKIILPSAFPAEDKAHMDMMKTMTGTAFDHHYIDMMVTDHDKTITLFKGAAVSTSKEVSDFAKKMLPIITGHYEKAKAIQAKMK; encoded by the coding sequence ATGAACCGATTAAGTTTATTTGGCTTGTTAGTTATTGGTGCCTGTTCTATTCAGGCTTGTACAAGTCCGGAGAACCGTGGCAATAAAGGAGATTCTACTGCCATGGATTCCAGCAAATCAGACAGTTCGAAAATGGACTCAAAAATGAGTGGTGCCACACCTTCAGATCCAACCAATCAATCCAAAGTTGACGGAGATGTAGCAACCTTTATGGAAAAAGCTGCTCTTGGCGGAATGATGGAAGTTGATTTAGGTAAGATTGCTCAAAAATCAACCAATCCTGAGGTGAAAGCTTTTGCAGAAGAAATGGTTAAAGACCATGCTAAAGCAAATGCAGAACTTAAAGCAATAGCAGAAAAAGATAAGATTATTTTGCCTTCAGCATTTCCAGCAGAAGATAAAGCACATATGGATATGATGAAAACAATGACAGGCACTGCCTTTGATCATCACTATATTGATATGATGGTAACCGATCATGATAAAACCATTACCTTATTTAAAGGTGCTGCAGTTTCCACTTCAAAAGAAGTAAGTGATTTTGCTAAAAAGATGCTGCCAATTATTACCGGCCATTATGAAAAAGCAAAAGCTATTCAGGCGAAGATGAAATAA
- a CDS encoding PAS domain S-box protein, giving the protein MEKARLLEAIIETAIDGIITIDERGKIESLNPAALKLFGYTIDEVIGQNISKLMPEPDKARHDGYLANYHNTGEKHIIGKGREVKGLRKDGTTFPFRLAVSEVQYENRKIYTGFIHDLSKEKEAEERLQDYAAELENLVEERTKSLKKTVTALREAKEEVSLSLEKEKELNQMKSRFVSMASHEFRTPLSSVQLSASLIEKYAQPFQNANIEKHVHKIKNAVGNLTTILNDFLSLEKLEAGRVEPAFQPFDLVKLSEEITEEMQMIAKQDQHIIYQHTGLESMVLLDQNLLKNCMINLINNAIKYSGENTFIEFNTEINEHQYLVTLKDNGIGIPDTDQRHLFQPFFRAHNTGNIPGTGLGLNIVLRYVGLMNGEVQFESKINEGTKFTLSFNKQAEFKQDGK; this is encoded by the coding sequence ATGGAAAAAGCAAGGTTATTAGAGGCGATTATTGAAACAGCTATTGATGGAATTATTACCATTGATGAGAGAGGGAAAATAGAAAGCCTTAACCCTGCGGCACTTAAACTTTTTGGCTATACCATTGACGAAGTAATCGGACAGAACATCTCTAAACTCATGCCTGAACCGGACAAAGCCAGGCATGATGGCTACCTGGCCAATTACCATAATACGGGTGAAAAACATATCATTGGCAAAGGGAGAGAAGTTAAAGGATTGCGGAAAGATGGTACTACCTTTCCTTTCAGACTTGCCGTGAGTGAAGTTCAATATGAAAACCGTAAAATATATACTGGATTCATCCATGATCTGTCCAAAGAAAAAGAAGCAGAAGAACGCTTACAGGATTATGCGGCCGAACTGGAAAACCTGGTAGAGGAGCGGACTAAATCATTGAAAAAAACAGTAACTGCTTTAAGAGAAGCTAAAGAAGAGGTCAGTTTGTCGCTTGAAAAAGAAAAAGAGCTGAACCAGATGAAAAGCAGGTTTGTCTCGATGGCATCCCATGAATTCCGTACTCCACTAAGTTCAGTACAGCTTTCTGCTTCTCTTATTGAAAAGTACGCACAGCCATTTCAGAATGCAAATATTGAGAAACACGTACATAAAATAAAGAATGCAGTCGGTAACCTGACTACAATCCTCAACGATTTCCTCTCTCTGGAAAAACTGGAAGCCGGAAGAGTAGAGCCTGCATTTCAGCCCTTTGATCTGGTTAAATTATCAGAAGAAATTACCGAAGAGATGCAGATGATTGCCAAACAGGACCAGCATATTATTTATCAGCATACAGGACTGGAGAGTATGGTTTTACTCGATCAGAACCTGTTGAAAAATTGCATGATCAATCTGATCAATAATGCAATCAAATATTCCGGGGAAAATACTTTTATTGAGTTTAACACTGAAATCAATGAACATCAGTACCTGGTTACCTTGAAAGACAACGGTATTGGTATTCCCGATACCGATCAAAGACATTTATTCCAGCCATTTTTCAGAGCACATAATACAGGGAATATTCCGGGTACAGGCCTGGGCCTTAATATTGTACTGCGGTATGTGGGCTTGATGAATGGTGAGGTACAATTTGAAAGTAAAATTAACGAAGGAACTAAATTCACCCTATCTTTCAATAAACAGGCAGAATTCAAGCAGGATGGAAAATAA